In the Nicotiana tabacum cultivar K326 chromosome 16, ASM71507v2, whole genome shotgun sequence genome, one interval contains:
- the LOC107790674 gene encoding thioredoxin H-type 1-like: protein MAAASSEEGQVFGCHKIEEWNEHFQKGVETKKLVVVDFTASWCGPCRFIAPILAEIAKKMPHVIFLKVDVDELKTVAEEWSVEAMPTFVFLKDGKEVDRVVGAKKEELQQTIVKHAAPATVTA from the exons ATGGCTGCAGCTTCATCTGAGGAGGGACAAGTGTTCGGCTGCCACAAGATTGAGGAATGGAACGAGCACTTCCAGAAAGGTGTGGAGACTAAGAAATTG GTGGTGGTGGATTTTACTGCTTCCTGGTGCGGCCCTTGCCGTTTTATTGCCCCAATTCTTGCTGAGATTGCTAAGAAGATGCCCCATGTTATATTCCTCAAGGTTGATGTTGATGAACTGAAG ACTGTTGCGGAGGAATGGAGTGTGGAGGCAATGCCAACATTTGTCTTTCTTAAAGATGGGAAGGAAGTGGACAGGGTTGTTGGTGCCAAAAAAGAGGAGTTGCAGCAGACCATAGTGAAGCATGCTGCTCCTGCTACGGTGACAGCATGA